From one Vanessa tameamea isolate UH-Manoa-2023 chromosome 9, ilVanTame1 primary haplotype, whole genome shotgun sequence genomic stretch:
- the LOC113395129 gene encoding uncharacterized protein LOC113395129, with translation MQWRSMDTESSTHFLENIRLKHENNTNPNDSGRCESSGIRVKLRALLVALLGVSMSACAFASQPVELELDDDEVNQRLNNVSFARRITKPTIRLVMGYGKLSAFVTACTSLLLLIAVMSKQSWWRRGARWLAAPALLVAALEAASDASDALLAAVLRGSAEPALVAGQTAAACLLITIEILVWYFIAKFFEFNPAIPLPLPKAALPKPAITYPQQS, from the exons atGCAGTGGCGCAGTATGGATACAGAGAGCAGCACACATTTCCTTGAAAATATTAGACTAAAACACGAAAATAACACGAATCCT AATGATTCGGGGCGTTGCGAGAGTTCTGGCATCCGAGTAAAACTGCGAGCTCTGTTGGTAGCTCTTTTAGGAGTGTCGATGTCAGCTTGCGCGTTTGCGTCGCAGCCTGTCGAACTGGAACTAGACGATGATGAAGTTAATCAAAGGCTTAATAACGTTAGCTTTGCTAGACG tattacaaaACCTACAATTCGTCTTGTGATGGGTTACGGAAAACTTAGCGCGTTCGTGACAGCTTGCACTTCTCTATTGCTACTCATCGCTGTCATGTCCAAG CAATCCTGGTGGCGACGTGGTGCCAGATGGTTAGCGGCTCCTGCATTGCTGGTTGCCGCACTAGAAGCGGCATCAGATGCTAGCGATGCATTGTTAGCTGCAGTGTTGCGAGGGTCGGCCGAGCCTGCTTTGGTCGCTGGACAAACTGCCGCTGCTTGTCTCTTGATCACTATCGAGATTCTCGTctg gTATTTCATAGCTAAGTTTTTTGAATTTAACCCAGCTATACCCTTGCCACTGCCTAAAGCAGCTTTACCAAAACCTGCTATTACTTACCCCCAACAAAGTTGA